One Mycoavidus sp. HKI genomic region harbors:
- a CDS encoding lytic polysaccharide monooxygenase auxiliary activity family 9 protein — translation MGNWDAVSSVTNVKISVYNLFKEAPIFGNEQKSAYDIPSNSNPEEGINLSKENNSDDKFERIQSFLYSKLNVNVKKSRGVAWLSLAGIASGIGGMLQTASAQGAASSPIARQYKCYRDGGFYYPSDGSGIPNAACRAAFLAGDLPDWERPSLFTNWNTVSQNIPNPEAIVELIPDGLLCAGGHSEKRGLDIPNSEWSKTSIIVSKDGRIMLRWDATQVHHDPSLWRVFITKESYDPTTSSLHWSDLEELIINKVVLNSPGPGNASYDLDVTIPSGRSGAAILYSYWQRQDPAHETFFSCSDVTLISTDGTRIKSTQQQNVLGVE, via the coding sequence ATGGGTAATTGGGATGCAGTCAGCAGCGTAACAAATGTCAAAATATCAGTCTATAACTTATTTAAAGAAGCCCCTATTTTTGGTAACGAGCAAAAGTCGGCTTATGATATCCCGTCTAATTCGAATCCTGAAGAAGGTATTAATCTATCAAAGGAAAATAATAGCGACGATAAATTCGAGCGGATTCAATCTTTCCTTTATTCCAAACTTAACGTAAATGTTAAAAAGAGCCGGGGTGTAGCTTGGCTATCCTTAGCAGGAATAGCTAGCGGGATAGGCGGCATGTTACAGACAGCAAGCGCGCAAGGCGCGGCAAGCTCTCCAATCGCCAGGCAGTATAAATGCTACCGAGACGGAGGCTTTTATTATCCGTCTGACGGCTCAGGTATTCCGAACGCGGCGTGTCGAGCAGCCTTTCTAGCAGGCGATCTTCCAGACTGGGAGCGTCCTTCACTATTTACTAACTGGAACACGGTTTCCCAGAACATACCGAATCCTGAGGCAATCGTAGAACTCATACCTGATGGGCTATTGTGTGCGGGAGGACATTCGGAAAAAAGAGGATTAGATATTCCGAACTCAGAGTGGTCCAAAACCAGTATCATTGTGTCAAAGGATGGCCGTATCATGCTACGCTGGGATGCCACTCAAGTTCATCACGATCCTAGCCTGTGGCGTGTGTTTATCACCAAAGAATCATACGATCCAACAACCAGTTCGTTACACTGGTCAGACCTGGAAGAACTGATTATCAATAAAGTTGTACTGAACTCACCGGGTCCAGGGAACGCATCTTACGATCTTGATGTTACTATCCCCTCCGGTCGCTCAGGTGCTGCTATTCTTTATAGCTACTGGCAACGCCAAGATCCAGCCCACGAGACTTTCTTCAGTTGTAGCGATGTGACGCTCATTAGCACCGACGGGACTCGCATTAAGAGCACGCAGCAACAAAATGTACTAGGGGTTGAATAG
- a CDS encoding MFS transporter: MSTTLATPSHELATIYRKINWRILSLLTLGYVLAYMDRVNIAFAKLQMQQDIGISEAVYGLAAGILFLGLMLFAVPSNLLLLKIGARKTFSRIMILWGFTSAAMLFVHDAYSFYVLRFLLGAFEAGYFPGVIFYLTYWYSEARTARAISFIMCAAALAGITAGPLSTWLMTHMTNIWILKGWQWMFLIESLPCIALGLIIFFYLEDTPAQAKWLSAEEKRLLNADLAQRHVVRPSYQRMHHVFKDKHFYAMALCYLSFLAGIYAVNFWMPTILREASSANSVSLTQIGLLSAIPYAVSIITMIVFGRTSDRYLERRWHTTLLMLISALGLCAMTSNNLIIALISITITTAGLFTVSVVFWAMASDYLKGKLAAGSIAILDVIGLAGCFLSPVIIGWLKEVTGSLQMGLFIIAGLVLAGGLAIAVLGPTRQHTASPSSL, translated from the coding sequence ATGAGCACCACCTTAGCTACCCCCTCGCATGAGCTAGCAACGATATACCGCAAAATCAACTGGCGCATCCTATCATTACTGACATTAGGTTATGTCCTAGCTTATATGGACCGTGTCAATATTGCATTTGCAAAACTGCAAATGCAACAAGATATTGGCATTAGCGAGGCCGTCTATGGCTTAGCCGCGGGTATCCTATTTCTCGGCCTGATGTTATTTGCGGTACCGAGTAATCTATTGCTTTTAAAAATAGGCGCGCGTAAGACTTTTAGCCGGATCATGATTTTATGGGGGTTCACTTCGGCGGCCATGCTGTTCGTGCATGACGCCTATAGCTTTTATGTGTTGCGCTTTTTGCTCGGCGCGTTTGAGGCCGGGTACTTTCCTGGCGTAATTTTTTACCTTACTTATTGGTACTCAGAAGCCCGTACCGCCCGCGCCATTTCTTTCATCATGTGCGCTGCCGCACTCGCAGGCATTACTGCTGGCCCGCTTTCCACTTGGCTGATGACGCATATGACGAACATCTGGATTTTAAAAGGGTGGCAGTGGATGTTTCTGATTGAGAGCTTACCGTGCATCGCGCTTGGACTGATCATCTTTTTCTACTTAGAGGATACGCCAGCACAAGCAAAATGGCTGTCCGCTGAAGAAAAGCGCCTACTCAATGCCGACCTTGCACAACGTCATGTCGTGCGTCCCTCTTACCAGCGGATGCACCATGTCTTCAAAGACAAACACTTCTATGCAATGGCGCTGTGCTACTTAAGCTTTCTGGCGGGTATTTACGCGGTCAATTTCTGGATGCCAACCATCTTAAGAGAAGCCAGTTCAGCCAACTCAGTCAGTTTGACCCAAATTGGCCTATTGTCAGCCATTCCATATGCGGTCTCGATCATTACAATGATTGTGTTTGGGCGCACTTCCGACCGCTATCTTGAGCGGCGCTGGCATACCACGCTCTTAATGCTCATTAGCGCGCTCGGGCTCTGTGCTATGACCAGCAATAACCTTATCATCGCATTGATTAGCATCACGATTACCACTGCCGGTCTATTTACGGTGTCTGTTGTATTCTGGGCAATGGCTTCGGATTATTTAAAAGGCAAACTCGCCGCAGGCAGCATTGCGATTTTGGATGTCATTGGTTTAGCAGGCTGCTTTTTAAGTCCCGTTATTATCGGCTGGTTGAAAGAGGTCACAGGTAGCCTGCAAATGGGATTATTTATTATAGCGGGCTTAGTGTTGGCGGGTGGACTTGCCATTGCCGTCTTAGGGCCAACCCGGCAACACACGGCAAGCCCAAGCTCGCTCTAA
- the map gene encoding type I methionyl aminopeptidase, whose protein sequence is MSITIKNEKDIAQMRIACRLASEVLDYIKPFVAAGITTGELDRLCHQYMLDEQKTIPAPLNYQPDGYPPYPKATCISVNDVVCHGIPGDKVLKNGDALNIDITVIKDGYFGDTSRMFIVGEGSILAKRLVQTTYECMWLGIDQVRPGAQLGDIGYAIQRHAQAQGYSIVREYCGHGIGQVFHEEPQVLHYGRPGTGLKLTAGMIFTIEPMINAGRREIRTMPDLWTVKTRDRSLSAQWEHTVLVTETGHEILTVSAGSPARPTISVAV, encoded by the coding sequence ATGAGTATTACCATTAAAAATGAAAAAGATATCGCGCAGATGCGTATTGCTTGCCGACTAGCGAGCGAAGTGTTGGATTACATTAAGCCGTTTGTCGCGGCCGGCATCACGACCGGCGAACTTGATCGCCTGTGCCACCAATATATGCTCGACGAGCAAAAAACGATTCCAGCCCCACTGAATTATCAGCCTGATGGCTACCCACCCTATCCGAAAGCAACCTGCATTTCAGTGAATGATGTCGTTTGTCACGGCATTCCGGGTGACAAGGTGCTCAAAAATGGCGATGCCTTAAATATTGATATTACCGTGATTAAAGATGGGTATTTTGGGGATACAAGCCGCATGTTTATTGTGGGCGAAGGGTCAATCCTTGCCAAGCGGCTCGTGCAAACAACCTATGAATGCATGTGGCTAGGCATCGATCAAGTGCGCCCCGGCGCGCAGCTAGGCGATATTGGCTATGCCATTCAGCGACATGCGCAGGCACAAGGCTATAGCATCGTGCGCGAATATTGCGGACACGGTATTGGGCAAGTCTTTCATGAAGAGCCACAAGTGCTTCATTACGGCCGGCCAGGCACCGGTCTTAAACTCACGGCTGGGATGATCTTTACGATTGAGCCGATGATTAACGCCGGGCGCCGTGAGATTCGCACGATGCCTGATCTTTGGACCGTGAAAACGCGGGATCGCAGCCTTTCTGCTCAGTGGGAACATACGGTACTGGTCACAGAAACGGGCCATGAAATTCTCACCGTATCGGCGGGTTCCCCAGCACGCCCAACAATCAGCGTCGCCGTTTAA
- a CDS encoding HTH domain-containing protein, protein MDMIYEIRRRYKVQKQSISAIAREMGLSRPTVRKHVETVEEAQVRTSTADAAPIGRL, encoded by the coding sequence ATGGATATGATTTACGAGATAAGACGTCGATACAAAGTACAAAAGCAGAGCATCAGCGCGATAGCGCGAGAGATGGGTCTATCGCGCCCGACAGTGCGCAAACATGTGGAGACGGTAGAGGAAGCCCAAGTACGAACGAGTACAGCCGATGCGGCCCCAATTGGGCGCTTATGA
- a CDS encoding type II toxin-antitoxin system VapC family toxin — protein MVVALQISLLSVLPNTDAADYYADIRHQLVTTGEPIGEMDMMIAAHSLSAGALLVTNNIRHFERIETPLLLANWTSQ, from the coding sequence GTGGTCGTAGCTCTCCAAATAAGCTTGCTTTCTGTTTTACCAAATACCGACGCAGCCGATTACTACGCCGATATTCGGCACCAACTCGTAACAACGGGCGAACCTATTGGGGAAATGGATATGATGATTGCCGCCCACTCTTTGTCGGCTGGCGCGCTGTTAGTCACAAACAATATTCGCCACTTCGAGCGAATTGAGACTCCTTTGCTATTAGCTAACTGGACCTCTCAGTAA
- a CDS encoding HU family DNA-binding protein, whose translation MNKQELIDLVSEEVETSRSSVNKVLDAVLQTIKNAVAEGDSIQLIGFGAFSVGERAARSGRNPKTGEPLEIAAARTVKFTAGKAFKDAINAK comes from the coding sequence ATGAATAAACAGGAACTGATTGACCTTGTTTCGGAAGAAGTTGAAACGAGTAGGAGTAGTGTTAACAAGGTCTTGGATGCAGTGCTACAAACTATTAAAAATGCTGTCGCTGAGGGAGATTCGATACAGTTGATTGGTTTTGGTGCCTTTAGTGTCGGTGAAAGAGCTGCACGTTCAGGCCGCAACCCCAAAACCGGCGAGCCTCTCGAAATTGCTGCTGCTAGAACGGTGAAGTTCACTGCTGGTAAAGCATTTAAAGATGCAATCAATGCTAAATAG
- a CDS encoding [protein-PII] uridylyltransferase, whose protein sequence is MSAMHSKRLPGNPTAQAASFKTSKAALIEKFNAIGKIDTFMRALARTADHALLNAWHLCQLPSSFVLAAVGGFGRGELAPHSDLDILILLPAEPDANLTAKLESFIGMAWDLGLEISSSVRTIAQCIEAASQDITVQTALLEARRIGGDLALFSQFISGFNQALDTRAFFQAKLLEMQQRHAKFQDSPYSLEPNCKESPGGLRDLQLILWLTRTAGFGHSWHELELGGQLTVREARELRRNELFLKTLRARLHILAGRRQDVIAFDFQTQLAENFGYRATPAKRASEQMMRRYYWAAKAVTQLTTILLQTIEAHFFPETSGITHRLSERFAEKQGMIEILQDDLYQREPDAILETFLLCERTPGVKGLSTRTLRALYNARNMMNQEWRRSPQNRQHFLEILQLSQNSTESSGTAHALGLMNQTSVLGRYLLSFWRIVGQMQHDLYHAYTVDQHILMVLRNLHRFGVAEHAHEYPFCSQLMMNFEQPWVLMIAALFHDIAKGRGGDHSILGMAETQRFCREHKLAAADAHLIVWLVEHHLTMSRVAQKQDTSDAHVVKRFADQVQTERQLTALYLLTVADIRGTSPKVWNAWKGKLLEDLYRLTLNTLGGMQPNTHSALALRKEQALVLLQQHLIPEGASQAFWEQLDIAYFLRHDAPDIAWQTHALYLYLETPQPIVRARRSPLGEGVQVLVYMKDQADLFAGICSYFDRHALSVLDARIHTTRHGYALDSFFVTHAYYSLDDNPHRTANETLHDYDEITTRIERQLALHLAAAKPLRSPSPGRLSRQSRTFPSTPRVNLRADERGQYYILSLSANDRPGLLYAIAYILAAHQISLYAARINTLGERVEDMFLLAGAKLANHRQQIQLETELLRAIAV, encoded by the coding sequence ATGAGTGCGATGCACAGTAAGCGTTTGCCTGGCAACCCTACGGCTCAAGCCGCCAGCTTTAAAACCAGCAAAGCCGCACTCATTGAAAAGTTTAACGCCATCGGCAAAATTGATACATTCATGCGTGCGCTAGCACGCACTGCCGATCACGCGCTTTTAAATGCGTGGCATCTATGTCAGCTACCGTCATCTTTTGTGCTAGCGGCAGTAGGTGGTTTTGGCCGGGGCGAACTGGCGCCCCACTCTGACCTCGATATTCTCATTTTGTTGCCTGCTGAACCCGATGCCAACTTAACCGCTAAGCTCGAATCCTTTATTGGTATGGCTTGGGACCTTGGCCTGGAAATTAGCAGCAGCGTACGCACCATCGCACAGTGTATAGAGGCGGCGAGCCAAGATATTACGGTGCAAACTGCCCTCCTCGAAGCGCGCCGTATCGGCGGCGACTTAGCGCTCTTTAGTCAGTTTATAAGCGGCTTTAATCAAGCCCTGGATACGCGCGCATTCTTCCAGGCAAAGCTGCTTGAAATGCAACAACGCCATGCGAAGTTTCAGGATTCTCCCTATAGCCTTGAACCTAATTGCAAGGAAAGCCCAGGCGGGTTACGCGATTTGCAGCTTATTCTATGGTTGACGCGTACAGCCGGCTTTGGCCATAGCTGGCACGAACTTGAGCTAGGCGGCCAACTCACCGTGCGCGAAGCTCGTGAATTGCGCCGCAACGAACTCTTTTTAAAAACGCTGCGCGCCCGGCTGCATATCTTGGCTGGCCGGCGGCAAGATGTGATTGCTTTTGATTTTCAAACACAGCTGGCTGAAAACTTCGGCTATCGCGCAACGCCTGCTAAGCGTGCTAGCGAGCAAATGATGCGCCGCTATTACTGGGCGGCTAAGGCTGTCACCCAGCTCACCACGATTTTGCTGCAAACGATTGAAGCGCACTTTTTTCCAGAGACAAGCGGCATTACGCATAGACTGTCCGAGCGCTTCGCTGAAAAACAAGGCATGATCGAAATTCTGCAAGATGATCTGTATCAGCGCGAACCTGACGCGATTCTTGAAACTTTTTTGCTGTGCGAGCGCACTCCCGGAGTTAAGGGCTTATCGACTCGCACGTTGCGTGCCTTATACAATGCGCGCAACATGATGAACCAAGAGTGGCGCCGCTCGCCACAAAACCGCCAACACTTTCTTGAGATTTTGCAGCTATCGCAGAACTCTACAGAGAGCTCAGGCACCGCCCACGCCCTGGGACTGATGAACCAAACGAGTGTGCTGGGTCGCTACTTATTAAGCTTTTGGCGGATCGTGGGGCAAATGCAGCACGATCTTTATCATGCCTATACAGTAGATCAACATATCTTAATGGTGTTGCGCAATTTACACCGCTTTGGCGTTGCAGAACATGCTCATGAATATCCATTCTGCAGCCAATTGATGATGAATTTTGAACAGCCATGGGTACTCATGATTGCTGCGCTTTTTCATGACATTGCCAAGGGACGGGGAGGCGACCATTCAATCCTTGGCATGGCCGAAACACAGCGCTTTTGCCGCGAGCACAAGCTAGCGGCTGCAGATGCTCACTTGATTGTCTGGCTAGTCGAGCACCATTTAACCATGAGCCGAGTCGCACAAAAACAAGATACCAGCGATGCGCACGTCGTCAAGCGTTTTGCAGATCAAGTACAAACCGAGCGCCAACTCACCGCGCTTTATTTACTGACGGTGGCCGATATTCGCGGCACGAGTCCGAAGGTTTGGAATGCCTGGAAAGGCAAATTACTTGAAGACTTGTACCGGCTCACCCTAAATACGCTCGGCGGTATGCAACCCAATACGCATTCGGCGCTGGCGCTCCGTAAAGAGCAAGCGCTTGTGCTGCTGCAGCAGCACTTGATCCCGGAGGGTGCCTCCCAAGCTTTTTGGGAGCAGCTAGATATTGCTTACTTTTTACGCCATGACGCCCCCGATATTGCCTGGCAAACGCATGCGCTTTATTTATATCTCGAAACCCCTCAGCCGATTGTCCGAGCTCGTCGCTCACCGCTTGGGGAAGGGGTGCAAGTGCTGGTCTATATGAAAGATCAAGCCGATTTGTTTGCCGGTATTTGTAGTTACTTCGACCGTCATGCTCTCTCCGTATTAGATGCGCGCATCCACACCACCCGCCATGGCTATGCGCTGGATAGTTTCTTTGTAACTCACGCTTATTACAGCCTAGACGACAATCCGCATAGAACGGCAAATGAGACGCTGCACGACTACGATGAAATCACCACGCGCATTGAGCGGCAATTAGCGCTCCATCTGGCGGCCGCCAAACCACTACGCAGCCCCTCTCCAGGCCGGCTGTCAAGGCAATCACGTACTTTTCCGAGCACGCCACGGGTTAATTTACGCGCCGATGAACGTGGCCAATATTACATCCTGTCACTCTCAGCCAATGACCGGCCAGGGCTCCTCTATGCAATTGCCTATATACTCGCGGCACACCAAATCAGCCTATATGCAGCACGCATCAATACGCTAGGAGAGCGCGTTGAAGACATGTTTTTGCTCGCCGGGGCAAAACTCGCTAACCACCGGCAACAGATTCAGCTTGAAACCGAATTACTCCGCGCCATTGCAGTCTGA
- a CDS encoding IS4 family transposase: protein MSWAAKEFKTVDLGDKRLNKRLMLLAERLGEKPTASLPGACKGWAETQGAYRFLSQEDIGWESILEPHWSCSRARLQEQRTVLCIQDTTELNFNGQSIEGLGPLCYEAQRGMYLHPTYAVSLEREPLGVLDAWMWARASKEDVENRSGIKESIRWIEGYSRLAELSAELPETRLVYMADRESDMLELICKASELGNPVDWLIRSCHNRVLPDGARLWEAVGAQAAVGELHFMMPSRHGQKARAVRQQVRMKRVVLDDRKGSPLEVTCVIAQEVEVPSGCKPVEWRLLTNRVVLDFDAAVELIDWYRARWEIEMFFHVLKNGCRVEALQLGAIEKLERALAVYMVVAWRIARLMRLGRTCPDLEAELLFEPEEWQAAYLLMKKPVPKKTPRLNEVVRLIAMLGGFLGRKGDGEPGVKTIWQGLQQVTAFAQGLRWARQNQIF, encoded by the coding sequence ATGAGCTGGGCAGCGAAAGAATTTAAGACAGTAGATTTAGGTGACAAGCGGTTAAACAAGAGGCTGATGTTGCTTGCAGAGCGTCTTGGGGAAAAGCCGACGGCGAGTCTGCCTGGGGCATGTAAAGGGTGGGCGGAAACCCAGGGGGCGTATCGATTTTTATCTCAAGAGGATATAGGTTGGGAGTCTATTTTAGAGCCGCACTGGTCCTGTTCGCGTGCGCGCTTACAAGAGCAGCGTACCGTTTTGTGCATCCAAGACACCACGGAACTGAACTTCAACGGACAATCGATAGAAGGCTTGGGTCCCCTGTGTTACGAAGCGCAACGAGGTATGTACCTGCACCCGACGTATGCGGTATCGTTGGAGCGTGAACCGTTAGGCGTATTAGATGCGTGGATGTGGGCACGTGCATCCAAAGAAGACGTAGAGAATCGGTCTGGGATCAAGGAAAGTATACGCTGGATCGAAGGGTATAGCCGACTGGCAGAACTCTCAGCCGAGTTACCCGAGACACGTTTGGTGTATATGGCAGACCGTGAATCCGACATGCTAGAACTGATATGCAAAGCCTCCGAACTGGGGAATCCGGTGGATTGGTTAATTCGCTCGTGTCACAACCGGGTGCTACCAGATGGTGCTCGCCTGTGGGAGGCAGTCGGTGCGCAGGCAGCGGTAGGCGAATTGCATTTTATGATGCCCTCACGGCATGGCCAAAAGGCTCGAGCGGTACGTCAGCAAGTCAGAATGAAACGCGTTGTCCTTGATGATAGAAAGGGCTCCCCGTTAGAAGTGACCTGCGTAATAGCCCAAGAAGTGGAGGTACCGTCTGGCTGTAAGCCTGTGGAGTGGCGCTTGCTCACTAATCGCGTGGTACTTGATTTCGACGCAGCAGTGGAGTTGATTGACTGGTATCGGGCTCGCTGGGAGATTGAGATGTTCTTCCACGTTCTCAAAAACGGCTGTCGCGTCGAGGCGCTGCAACTAGGGGCTATCGAAAAGTTAGAGAGGGCGCTGGCGGTCTATATGGTGGTGGCTTGGCGAATCGCTCGCTTGATGAGACTAGGCCGTACTTGCCCTGATCTGGAAGCAGAACTGCTGTTTGAGCCAGAGGAATGGCAAGCCGCGTATCTTCTCATGAAAAAACCTGTGCCAAAAAAGACGCCTCGACTCAATGAAGTAGTGCGGCTTATTGCGATGTTGGGTGGATTCTTAGGCCGAAAAGGGGATGGCGAGCCCGGCGTAAAAACCATCTGGCAAGGATTACAGCAGGTTACTGCCTTTGCTCAGGGTCTACGCTGGGCGCGCCAAAACCAGATATTTTGA
- the acpP gene encoding acyl carrier protein, with product MNSVEKMVKLLVAEGFEIPLEEIKSDASFMNDLGIDPEDFYELIGDFEDTFGIEIPDEDVEKLQTVQQAVDYIQEAEKNSEIEDDSEDEDSAE from the coding sequence ATGAATAGTGTTGAAAAGATGGTGAAATTGCTCGTGGCTGAAGGGTTTGAAATTCCTTTAGAAGAAATTAAAAGTGACGCTTCATTCATGAATGACCTTGGTATTGACCCGGAAGATTTTTATGAATTGATAGGGGATTTCGAAGATACGTTCGGAATCGAAATTCCTGATGAAGATGTCGAAAAACTCCAGACAGTGCAGCAGGCAGTGGATTATATTCAGGAAGCTGAAAAGAATAGCGAAATTGAGGACGATAGTGAAGATGAGGATAGCGCCGAATAA
- a CDS encoding amidase, translated as MKTIRNLATELQSGRTTSVRLIEDALTRIDAHRRGGGCAWINVNAENALAAAHAADAARTVGYAPSLLAGLPVSIKDLFDIAGQITTAGSRALMDAPPATSDAPAVARLRAAGAILLGRTNMSEFAYSGLGLNPHYGNPCTPHHPNRVAGGSSAGAAVSVAGEMAVAALGTDTGGSIRVPAAFCGLTGFKPTAKRIPMAGAIPLSPSLDSAGPLAQSVDCCAIFDAVLAGQSPPSIETSAANINGLRFYVTDDYVSADLDDAVNTAFQAALEALGQAGAHIVQFSFPELFELSQINAKGGLVAAEAWAWHRPLFKRAGASYDPRVAANIRKGETHTAADYLDVLAGHQRLQAAARQRLEDADAWLMPTAAIVPPPLAPLIHDDALFFSTNTLALRNARITNILDGCALTLPCQQAGELPVGLSVCGFAHSDARIIHIARAIEAVLAAR; from the coding sequence GAGGCTGTGCTTGGATCAACGTCAACGCAGAGAATGCATTAGCCGCGGCACACGCAGCCGATGCTGCGCGCACTGTCGGTTATGCGCCATCGCTGTTGGCCGGCTTACCAGTTTCGATTAAAGATCTGTTTGATATCGCCGGGCAAATTACGACAGCCGGTTCGCGCGCGTTAATGGATGCGCCGCCGGCCACCTCAGATGCTCCCGCAGTCGCCCGCCTGCGAGCCGCGGGCGCCATTTTGCTTGGCCGTACGAATATGAGCGAATTTGCTTATTCAGGACTCGGCCTCAATCCACATTATGGCAACCCCTGCACCCCTCATCACCCAAACCGCGTAGCGGGAGGGTCGAGTGCCGGCGCTGCCGTTTCTGTGGCGGGCGAAATGGCGGTTGCTGCCCTAGGCACCGATACCGGCGGCTCGATTCGAGTGCCCGCAGCATTTTGCGGACTGACTGGCTTTAAGCCAACCGCCAAGCGCATTCCTATGGCGGGCGCCATACCGCTTTCTCCATCGCTTGATTCAGCTGGACCGCTCGCCCAGTCGGTTGACTGCTGTGCAATTTTCGATGCTGTATTAGCCGGCCAATCCCCCCCATCAATTGAGACTAGCGCAGCCAATATTAACGGCTTACGCTTTTACGTCACCGACGATTACGTCAGTGCCGATCTAGACGATGCCGTCAACACAGCTTTTCAAGCAGCGCTTGAGGCATTAGGCCAAGCAGGCGCGCATATCGTACAATTTTCTTTTCCCGAGTTATTTGAGCTTAGCCAAATTAATGCCAAAGGGGGTCTCGTTGCAGCCGAAGCCTGGGCTTGGCACCGGCCACTCTTTAAGCGTGCTGGCGCAAGCTATGACCCGCGAGTTGCCGCCAACATCCGCAAAGGCGAAACCCATACAGCGGCCGACTACCTTGATGTACTCGCCGGACACCAGCGTTTACAAGCAGCAGCTCGGCAGCGTTTAGAGGATGCGGATGCATGGCTGATGCCCACAGCGGCTATCGTGCCGCCACCGTTAGCGCCGCTCATCCATGACGACGCTTTATTTTTTTCAACCAATACACTGGCCTTGCGCAATGCACGCATCACCAACATCTTGGACGGCTGCGCGCTCACTCTACCCTGCCAGCAAGCCGGAGAGCTACCGGTCGGACTGTCCGTTTGCGGTTTCGCACATAGCGACGCGCGGATTATCCACATAGCCCGCGCGATCGAAGCGGTACTTGCTGCCCGCTAA
- a CDS encoding site-specific integrase, which produces MLKKLPDQARNLIQFAFWTGLRTSELIALDWADIDFSRECVKVYKAMTSAARGKAEDTKTRASRREVKILAPALAALNAQKKYTFLLESSAIFHNPSTHKRWDGDEQIRRTWKSAVKHAEARYRRPYQTRHTYASMMLSAGEHPMWVAQQMGHSDWTMIARRYGRWMPSADKEAGKKAVAIFAKKMLSECCHSDQK; this is translated from the coding sequence ATCCTTAAAAAACTACCCGATCAGGCACGTAATCTTATTCAATTCGCATTTTGGACAGGCCTACGTACAAGCGAACTCATAGCGCTTGATTGGGCAGACATTGATTTTTCGCGTGAATGCGTTAAGGTATATAAGGCTATGACCAGCGCAGCACGCGGTAAAGCAGAAGACACGAAAACACGTGCCAGCCGAAGGGAAGTAAAGATTCTTGCGCCAGCACTTGCCGCGCTAAACGCGCAAAAGAAGTATACTTTTTTACTTGAAAGCAGTGCCATATTTCATAACCCAAGCACGCACAAACGATGGGACGGTGACGAACAAATACGACGTACATGGAAATCCGCGGTGAAGCACGCCGAGGCCCGCTACCGTCGTCCATATCAGACACGGCACACCTATGCATCAATGATGTTATCGGCTGGCGAGCATCCAATGTGGGTCGCGCAGCAGATGGGGCATTCGGATTGGACAATGATAGCGCGTCGCTACGGCCGATGGATGCCCTCAGCAGATAAAGAAGCAGGAAAAAAAGCTGTCGCGATTTTTGCTAAAAAAATGCTGTCGGAATGCTGTCATTCCGATCAGAAATGA